A genomic region of Populus nigra chromosome 11, ddPopNigr1.1, whole genome shotgun sequence contains the following coding sequences:
- the LOC133706365 gene encoding uncharacterized protein LOC133706365 — MEGSNKAAMEGIRKAARAYFDNQSDRKKKNARKAFKAMDKDGDGQISLPEYEEYLKKKKANDFVHTSIFRALDKNANESLDFGEAIVLFYLMQSGRALICKSCNIFLAGAYFSCSQCFFNDSVSTYEICCACYGGDNFTHHDDAVFCDHYTLLRQSRSAVQAAPPMRKRDKALQILKKGLLAASVSTSVLECISNGDDDDDSSKFSCSIM, encoded by the exons ATGGAGGGGAGTAACAAGGCTGCTATGGAGGGGATTCGTAAGGCTGCTAGAGCTTATTTTGACAATCAGTCcgataggaaaaagaaaaacgcCAGAAAAGCTTTCAAAGCCATGGATAAGGACGGAGACGGGCAAATTAGCCTACCTGAATACGAGGAgtatctcaagaaaaaaaaagccaatgaTTTCGTTCATACGAGCATCTTTAGGGCGCTGGACAAGAACGCCAATGAAAGCTTGGATTTTGGGGAAGCAATCGTCTTGTTCTACCTCATGCAGAGTGGAAGAGCTCTAATTTGCAAGTCTTGTAATATTTTCTTGGCAGGAGCATACTTCAGTTGCTCTCAATGTTTCTTCAATGATTCAGTTAGCACCTATGAAATTTGTTGTGCTTGTTATGGTGGTGACAATTTCACACACCACGATGATGCCGTCTTCTGCGATCACTATACTTTACTACGTCAAAGCAGGAGCGCGGTACAAGCGGCGCCCCCCATGAGG aAGCGAGACAAGGCGCTTCAAATCCTTAAAAAGGGACTGCTAGCTGCTAGCGTCAGTACTAGTGTTCTTGAATGCATATctaatggtgatgatgatgacgatTCATCAAAATTTAGCTGTAGCATTATGTGA
- the LOC133668812 gene encoding uncharacterized protein LOC133668812, translating to MEEIRRAAEAYYKHLPEEKKKSARDTFEAMDENEDGKISLREYVDYLKKNNNTVFTHPSLFTALDKDGNGSLDFEETIVLYYIMQSGRALICQSCNTFLADVYFSCNQCFCLDESPSTYDLCCDCYGGKSFTHHDDAIFWDNYTLLSRSRSLALKAPEQNRRNVLRKIGTIVEVTSMAVALGCSIM from the exons ATGGAGGAGATTCGCCGCGCTGCTGAAGCTTATTATAAACATCTGCccgaggagaagaagaaatcggCCCGGGACACTTTCGAAGCCatggatgagaacgaagacggGAAAATTAGCCTGCGTGAATACGTGGACTAtctcaagaaaaataacaacacggTTTTCACTCATCCAAGCTTGTTTACAGCGCTGGACAAGGACGGCAATGGAAGCTTGGATTTTGAGGAAACAATCGTCTTGTACTACATCATGCAGAGTGGAAGAGCTCTAATTTGCCAGTCTTGTAATACGTTCTTGGCAGACGTATACTTCAGCTGCAATCAATGTTTCTGTCTTGATGAGTCACCTAGCACCTATGATCTTTGTTGTGATTGTTATGGTGGAAAAAGTTTCACTCACCACGATGATGCCATCTTCTGGGATAACTATACTTTACTGAGTCGAAGCAGGAGCTTGGCACTAAAAGCTCCCGAACAG AATCGAAGAAATGTGCTTCGAAAAATTGGAACCATAGTGGAAGTTACAAGCATGGCTGTTGCTTTAGGCTGTAGCATCATGTGA